A section of the Archocentrus centrarchus isolate MPI-CPG fArcCen1 chromosome 20, fArcCen1, whole genome shotgun sequence genome encodes:
- the LOC115799893 gene encoding myelin-associated glycoprotein-like has protein sequence METVGTLLLVLFVSGALADCPGETALFITAPKTMEALSGSCLQIPCSFTLKEEQEFISTSKIFGVWIKNDSRFNYKPNNVIFNSSGAVSTYPMSITGNLSERKCTTLFSNLTTTHTDFFRVEKEPFKATASCHPLQIKVRDSPWRPSITVSGDLKEKESVTITCSAFTPCPHSPPELTWTLQKDSHSKIEENRDGTFTTKIQQIITLSDTHDGQKISCSARYPVSQGEDTKTAETAETLSVSYAPKQTSKSISPSGLVSAGSWVNLTCSSRAKPPVSSFTWFKKSTDGPVSVSEGQIYSFNVTDGGVYYCVATNDLGNQTSAEIHLNIAHSSWRAAVGGITGIIIFICFFIIMLFVFWKLKSTRQASHQTQSVPLQEAARTAENEDVHYGDLDFSKQTLRPALDSVQESTQQQDFVYSQVKVSKTENSLTQTGDGPQCIYSQVQKT, from the exons ATGGAGACAGTCGGCACGTTGCTGCTCGTCCTCTTTGTTTCAG GTGCTTTGGCTGATTGTCCTGGTGAAACAGCACTCTTCATAACTGCACCAAAGACGATGGAAGCACTGAGTGGATCTTGTCTCCAAATCCCGTGTAGCTTCACACTGAAAGAAGAACAGGAATTTATCAGCACAAGTAAAATCTTTGGAGTGTGGATTAAAAATGATTCTAGATTTAACTATAAACCAAACAATGTGATCTTCAACAGCAGTGGAGCAGTTAGCACCTATCCAATGAGTATTACTGGGAACCTGAGTGAGAGAAAGTGCACCACTCTGTTTTCTAATttaaccaccacacacacagacttcttCAGAGTAGAGAAAGAACCATTCAAGGCGACAGCTTCATGTCACCCTCTTCAAATAAAAGTCAGAG ATTCTCCTTGGAGGCCCAGTATTACAGTGTCAGGTGATCTGAAGGAGAAGGAGTCTGTCACTATAACCTGCTCAGCTTTCACCCCCTGTCCACACTCCCCTCCTGAACTCACCTGGACTCTCCAAAAAGACTCTCACAGCAAAATAGAGGAAAACAGAGACGGAACCTTTACAACTAAAATCCAGCAGATCatcactctgtcagacacacacgaTGGACAGAAGATCAGCTGCTCTGCCAGATATCCTGTCAGCCAAGGAGAAGACACCAAgacagcagagacagcagagactCTCAGTGTTTCAT atgccCCCAAACAAACCTCAAAATCCATCAGTCCATCAGGTTTGGTGTCAGCAGGCAGCTGGGTGAACCTGACCTGCTCCAGCAGAGCCAAACCTCCAGTCAGCAGCTTCACCTGGTTCAAGAAGAGCACAGATGGACCTGTGAGCGTATCTGAAGGACAGATTTACAGCTTCAATGTAACAGATGGAGGAGTTTATTACTGTGTGGCCACTAATGATCTGGGTAATCAGACATCAGCAGAGATCCATCTTAATATTGCA CATTCATCGTGGAGGGCTGCTGTTGGAGGGATCACTGGGATCATCATATTTAtctgcttttttattattatgctttttgttttttg GAAACTGAAGTCAACACGTCAAGCTTCACATCAGACACAG AGCGTGCCTCTTCAAGAAGCAGCCagaacagcagaaaatgaagaTGTCCATTATGGAGACCTTGACTTCTCCAAGCAGACGCTCAGACCTGCTCTAGACTCAGTGCAggagagcacacagcagcaggattTTGTGTATTCACAGGTCAAAGTGAGCAAGACTGAAAACAGCTTAACTCAGACAGGTGACGGTCCACAGTGCATCTACTCTCAAGTGCAGAAGACATGA